A single window of Pieris rapae chromosome 4, ilPieRapa1.1, whole genome shotgun sequence DNA harbors:
- the LOC110993122 gene encoding uncharacterized protein LOC110993122 — translation MSDICNGITSVNYISEKEIAKVIKIYFKENAVLLDYSIDFASQNMLGFLCDYLRLNVNVSFGANEKRVLNCFIKSISKSNKAKAAMVQELKLFEKELKFYTIITEMLRIPGIKAWSPKLIVALKDAMVFEDLNSLGYRMHYKLKTFDDAHIFQALKTLARFHASSIIYEEQKSVELNRPYRICDDYKDYFDKGGYEISAPWFSQCMIGALEVVKSHSKYAKTKDILDKCEKKWRNVWKAALDLTDPSSKYRNVICHRDLWNNNLMFHYKGNEPDDCLLVDFQAAKYHPPAGDVVLLLFCNLEAFYREENFNRCLKYYHCKLQYILEQNCIEINDIIPLKTLQESAKDFRLWGLVATACLVPQFWMNDDLTTEIFTDSNQFNKILSQDKTTFIRKMCDENVEYRMKVLNLFEEIVCKYILN, via the exons ATGTCAGACATCTGTAATGGTATTACatctgttaattatatttctgaaaaagaaatagcaaaagtaattaaaatttattttaaagaaaacgcggttttgttagactattctATAGATTTTGCGAGTCAAAATATGCTAGGATTTTTATGTGACTATTTAAGGTTGAACGTAAATGTATCTTTTGGTGCTAACGAGAAGCgagtattaaattgttttatcaagTCTATATCTAAGAGTAATAAAGCTAAAGCGGCAATGGTTCAAGAGCTAAAACTGTTTGAAAAAGAATTAAAGTTTTACACAATCATAACAGAAATGCTTCGTATACCAG gCATAAAAGCATGGAGTCCAAAACTAATTGTGGCTTTAAAAGACGCTATGGTTTTTGAAGACTTAAATTCCCTGGGATACAGAATGCACTATAAGCTCAAAACTTTTGACGATGCTCATATTTTTCAAGCATTAAAAACTTTGGCGAGATTTCATGCCTCTTCCATTATTTATGAAGAACAAAAATCAGTTGAATTGAATCGTCCCTACAGGATTTGCGACGactataaagattattttgacAAGGGTGGATATGAAATATCAGCCCCATGGTTTAGTCAATGTATGATAGGCGCGTTGGAAGTTGTAAAAAGCCATTCAAAATACGCTAAAACCAAAGATATACTTGATAAGTGTGAGAAAAAATGGCGGAACGTATGGAAAGCAGCGCTGGATTTGACAGACCCATCGTCTAAATACAGGAATGTTATCTGTCATCGGGATTTGTGGAATAATAACTTAATGTTTCACTATAAAGgaaatgaacctgatgattGCTTATTAGTGGACTTTCAAGCAGCCAAGTACCACCCACCTGCAGGGGATGTTGTACTTCTGCTTTTCTGTAACTTAGAGGCTTTCTACCGAGAAGAGAATTTTAatagatgtttaaaatattaccattGTAAACTTCAGTACATTCTCGAACAgaattgtattgaaataaatgatattattcCGTTGAAAACGCTTCAAGAATCAGCAAAAGACTTCCGCCTTTGGGGGCTGGTAGCTACCGCATGTCTTGTGCCACAATTTTGGATGAACGACGATTTAACTACAGAGATCTTTACCGATTCCaaccaatttaataaaatactatcgCAGgataaaactacttttatcAGGAAAATGTGCGATGAAAACGTCGAGTATCGAATgaaagttttgaatttatttgaagaaattgtttgcaaatatatcttaaattaa
- the LOC110993131 gene encoding uncharacterized protein LOC110993131: protein MSLFNNDEVKIIAEKCGFKNYDTLQYEIQNYSEELVGYLGEHLRLFLKVNSCDRVLFVKCVPRYDEYKAEYLRKTGFFRKEYVLLSSLFTQFIKREGCSKWRPEVIHLKDEVFVFEDVTKIGYALSDSRKPFSYDEIVATVKAVAKFHADSLIYEYKKTQQLKRPYYIWEDYKEYLFEPVKAQPWRDTGCKGVIDILKIYSIYKDTPNFQSVSKVVTDLFNRATKSMQPSRKYRNVVVHRDVWSNNVFFKDMEDGSKHALLVDFQTAIYTIPTHDLATLLFLNTTKKFRSVFTNKMIDIYYMCLSDILNDAGVNILDFFDRKTLSKAYEDSVVFGITQAALVLPIANMPEFIKDKYCRNGNEEFDAISRSNCFVESLESDEQYRETILELFDDIAERFVLPSLNGYK, encoded by the exons ATGTCTTTATTTAACAACGACGAAGTGAAAATTATCGCGGAGAAAtgtggttttaaaaattatgatacTTTACAATATGagatacaaaattattctGAGGAATTAGTTGGATATTTGGGAGAGCATTTACGTTTATTTCTTAAAGTTAATTCGTGTGATAGAGTTTTGTTTGTCAAGTGTGTACCGAGGTATGATGAATATAAAGCGGAGTATTTGAGAAAAACGGGTTTCTTTAGAAAGGAGTATGTACTATTGAGTTCCTTGTTTACTCAGTTTATTAAACGTGAAG GTTGCAGTAAATGGCGGCCAGAAGTTATACACCTAAAAGACGAAGTATTCGTGTTTGAAGACGTCACTAAAATTGGCTATGCACTATCCGACAGTCGCAAACCCTTCTCGTACGATGAAATAGTCGCGACAGTTAAAGCTGTAGCAAAATTTCACGCGGATTCCCTTATATACGAGTACAAGAAAacacaacaattaaaaagacCGTATTACATATGGGAGGATTATAAGGAATATTTGTTTGAGCCCGTCAAAGCACAACCATGGCGAGACACAGGCTGCAAGGGTGTTATAGAcatcctaaaaatatattctatatataaggATACACCAAACTTTCAATCAGTTTCAAAAGTTGTAACCGACCTATTTAACCGTGCCACGAAATCTATGCAACCGAGCCGCAAATACAGAAACGTCGTTGTTCATAGAGACGTTTGGTCCAATAATGTCTTTTTTAAAGACATGGAAGATGGTTCAAAACACGCACTGTTAGTTGATTTTCAAACAGCGATATATACGATTCCAACCCATGATCTAGCAACACTGTTGTTCTTAAATACAACAAAGAAATTTCGCAGTGTcttcacaaataaaatgatagaCATCTATTATATGTGTCTCAGCGATATATTGAATGATGCTGGGGTTAATATACTGGATTTTTTTGATAGAAAAACATTATCAAAGGCGTATGAAGATAGTGTTGTGTTTGGCATAACACAGGCGGCATTGGTATTGCCCATAGCAAATATGCCAGAATTCATTAAAGACAAATATTGCCGAAATGGTAATGAGGAATTTGACGCGATATCTAGGAGCAATTGCTTTGTAGAGTCATTGGAATCCGATGAACAATACAGGGAAACTATTTTGGAGCTCTTTGATGATATAGCAGAAAGATTTGTTTTACCATCGCTAAAcggttacaaataa
- the LOC110992961 gene encoding WD repeat-containing protein 75 encodes MVVKINSNQKNYVFKRKAGRSLIEHRPIFSPNEESLVVIVENVLRVYNVKTGDCTRSLETETQVNALVGIEFPKTQDYNLYGCSDLGLVTTWTWENGAVLREVQLNLPVHANIVYSFNLIDENECFVISGNPTRKIFNLGSYSLRRGDLVTNYSGLVIPHNDIISVAIGSIREEKFAAIANGHCKVYFQNFVQPEMYIQKQTRFRVLSVAANQHGMVAYTDALGRVIVLRGNLFVPNRTAQETLHWHSLPLLAVSFTSIGNYLITGGMEKVLVKWSFSELAQKVDEKKFIPRLPGLVRFITTSNSHIAVSLSNNSIVLANQQMYVSNTILECGGLSSVTHSLGSKLVYMKPLDSLILPGRTGFLQLYSTATDKVLYNIDITETNSIPAERYNITPIETEVTTAAVSANGQWLVTSEYRNDGTNYPEEKLKFWSACKNNACPFILNTCVNLSHGGCDVVSIALSNNGDFCVTSGNDQKFRIWKVSVINKKKQWSCLTACYYSSGVSHYQSIPVLNEYKHSNILGLVSQGERPYLTKDLFGKDEIRKVLNVHKATTVLDKQITEKTVSKGDLAMGGVAISQDGSLIAAWFGPKLTLWDSHLCNLRTTLSHVALRPKGVHVYFGNHDAAHYLVCTTEECLAVWSLLSLTVTYIVRNYPVCLAADPFSNRMVVVTRDNDVHVFTPHNSSPILSRKRVIEPNTGVITHCTFGKTTEDDAKVYFMRNYSEIYCLEPEKSTESQLEVISHRNVPKTKFGQLLAEQQVSEVTSTRAEEIQQLNVESLASSAVSQFLSAAPHMIPPVRMLSTSFLQLISGYTENEEVEPTETPMEVDSSDDEEAPKIQLPKPEQLCKADYDSIKIKKLKKILDQNLLDSETTMEVFSL; translated from the exons atggtcgtaaaaataaatagtaatcaaAAAAACTACGTTTTTAAAAGAAAGGCTGGAAGAAGTTTAATCGAACACCGTCCCATTTTTTCGCCAAACGAAGA GTCCCTGGTGGTTATCgttgaaaatgttttacgtGTTTATAATGTGAAAACGGGGGATTGCACACGATCTTTAGAAACTGAAACTCAAGTGAACGCTCTCGTGGGCATagaatttccaaaaacacaggACTACAATTTATATGGGTGTTCAGACTTAGGGCTTGTAACAACATGGACTTGGGAAAATGGAGCAGTTCTCCGAGAAGTT caATTGAACCTTCCAGTTCATGCAAACATAGTTTACTCCTTCAACCTTATAGATGAAAATGAATGCTTTGTCATATCTGGGAATCCTACAAGAAAGATTTTTAACCTTGGATCTTATTCTTTAAGAAGAGGAGATTTGGTGACAAACTATTCTGGCTTGGTGATTCCGCATAATGATATAATTTCAGTTGCAATTGGTTCTATAAGAGAAGAGAAATTTGCAGCAATTGCTAATGGACattgtaaagtttattttcaaaactttgTACAACCAGAAATGTACATTCA aaAGCAGACTAGATTTAGAGTACTATCTGTAGCTGCTAACCAACATGGCATGGTGGCATATACTGATGCTTTGGGAAGAGTGATAGTCTTGAGAGGAAACCTGTTTGTCCCTAACAGAACAGCACAGGAAACCTTACATTGGCATTCATTACCTTTATTAGCTGTTTCTTTTACTTcaatag GTAACTATCTAATTACTGGAGGAATGGAAAAGGTATTAGTCAAGTGGTCCTTTAGTGAACTAGCGCAGAAAGTTGATGAGAAGAAATTTATACCTCGCTTACCAGGCCTTGTTAGATTCATAACAACAAGTAATAGTCATATTGCAGTGTCCCTGTCTAATAATT CTATTGTGCTTGCAAACCAGCAAATGTATGTGAGTAATACAATACTGGAATGTGGTGGTCTATCATCAGTTACCCACTCACTTGGCTCCAAACTTGTGTACATGAAACCTCTGGATTCTCTCATATTACCAGGACGTACAGGGTTTCTCCAATTATATTCAACTGCTACAGATAAAGTTTTGTATAAT ATTGATATAACTGAAACTAATAGCATCCCAGCTGAAAGATACAACATAACACCAATAGAGACAGAAGTAACGACCGCCGCGGTTAGCGCAAATGGTCAATGGCTTGTCACCTCAGAATACCGAAATGATGGCACCAATTACCCAGAAGAAAAGCTAAAATTCTGGTCTGCTTGTAAAAACAACGCGTGTCCCTTCATACTAAACACCTGTGTTAATCTTTCTCATGGTGGATGTGATGTTGTATCTATCGCCTTAAGTAATAACGGTGACTTTTGCGTCACATCCGGCAACGATCAGAAATTTCGAATTTGGAAAGTCAGTGttataaacaagaaaaaacAGTGGTCCTGCCTCACTGCCTGTTACTACTCCTCTGGTGTTTCTCATTATCAATCGATTCCAGTGCTAAACGAATACAAACATAGCAACATATTGGGCTTAGTGTCTCAAGGGGAGAGGCCTTATTTGACGAAGGACTTGTTTGGCAAGGATGAAATAAGAAAAGTATTGAATGTTCACAAGGCAACAACTGTACTGGATAAACAGATAACTGAGAAGACAGTATCGAAAGGTGATTTAGCGATGGGAGGGGTGGCCATTTCTCAGGATGGTTCATTAATAGCAGCCTGGTTTGGGCCAAAGTTGACGCTTTGGGATTCACATTTATGTAATTTGAGGACGACCTTGTCTCACGTTGCATTAAGGCCTAAAGGGgttcatgtttattttgggAACCACGATGCAGCACATTAT TTAGTATGTACGACAGAGGAGTGCTTAGCTGTATGGAGTCTGCTATCGCTCACAGTAACTTATATCGTACGAAATTATCCAGTCTGCCTTGCAGCTGATCCTTTCTCCAATAGAATGGTAGTTGTCACGCGAGATAATGATG tacACGTATTCACACCACATAACTCCTCTCCGATTTTATCGCGGAAACGGGTTATCGAACCTAACACTGGTGTAATCACTCACTGCACCTTCGGGAAGACCACTGAAGACGACGCGAAGGTCTACTTTATGAGGAATTATTCG GAAATATATTGCTTGGAGCCAGAAAAATCAACAGAATCCCAACTAGAAGTGATATCACATAGAAATGTGCCGAAGACAAAATTCGGTCAACTACTTGCTGAACAGCAAGTGTCTGAAGTCACCTCAACTAGAGCTGAAGAAATACAGCAGCTTAATGTGGAAAGTCTTGCCAGTAGTGCTGTATCTCAG TTCCTATCGGCGGCACCCCATATGATTCCACCAGTGCGAATGCTGAGCACTTCCTTCCTCCAACTTATATCCGGGTATACGGAAAACGAAGAAGTGGAACCAACTGAGACACCCATGGAGGTGGACTCCAGTGATGATGAAGAAGCACCTAAAATTCAGCTTCCGAAGCCTGAACAGTTGTGCAAAGCGGACTATGAttccattaaaattaaaaaattaaagaagatTTTAGACCAAAATCTTTTGGACTCTGAAACGACAATGGAAGTTTTTAGTTTgtga